In Streptomyces sp. NBC_00878, a single window of DNA contains:
- a CDS encoding PPOX class F420-dependent oxidoreductase — protein MTAFSEAERVYLKSQRLGRLATVDAHGQPQANPVGFYPQDDGTILIGGYAMGSTKKWRNLQKNPKVALVVDDIVSLRPWKVRGVDIRGEAELLTGAHDLGPHFSEELIRIHPRRIHSWGLDD, from the coding sequence ATGACCGCATTCAGTGAAGCCGAACGGGTGTACCTAAAGTCCCAGCGGCTGGGCCGACTGGCCACCGTCGACGCCCACGGGCAGCCGCAGGCGAACCCCGTGGGCTTCTATCCGCAGGACGACGGGACGATCCTGATCGGCGGTTACGCCATGGGCTCCACCAAGAAGTGGCGCAACCTCCAGAAGAACCCCAAGGTCGCCCTCGTCGTCGACGACATCGTCAGCCTCCGCCCCTGGAAGGTGCGCGGCGTGGACATCCGGGGCGAGGCCGAACTCCTCACGGGCGCCCATGACTTGGGCCCGCACTTCAGCGAGGAGCTGATCCGTATCCACCCACGACGCATCCACAGCTGGGGCCTGGACGACTGA
- a CDS encoding methylated-DNA--[protein]-cysteine S-methyltransferase, with protein sequence MTNVHYAELDSPVGQLLLTADEFGVLTSLSVPGQKGGRTVQPEWRPVPELFQDARQQLAAYFAGELKEFQLELRAIGTEFREKVWDALDSVPYGATTTYGEIAARIGASRAAVRAVGGAIGANPLLIVRPCHRVIGADGSLTGYAGGLERKLHLLKLEGR encoded by the coding sequence ATGACGAACGTCCACTATGCCGAGCTCGACAGCCCTGTCGGCCAACTCCTGCTCACCGCCGACGAGTTCGGGGTACTGACCTCTCTCTCGGTCCCCGGGCAGAAGGGCGGTCGTACCGTCCAGCCGGAGTGGCGGCCCGTGCCTGAGCTCTTTCAGGATGCCCGACAGCAGCTCGCCGCCTACTTCGCCGGTGAACTCAAGGAGTTCCAGCTGGAGTTGAGAGCAATCGGCACCGAGTTCCGGGAGAAGGTCTGGGACGCCCTCGACTCCGTTCCGTACGGGGCGACCACCACGTACGGGGAGATCGCCGCGCGGATCGGCGCGTCGCGCGCCGCCGTGCGGGCCGTCGGCGGGGCGATCGGCGCCAACCCGCTGTTGATCGTGCGGCCGTGCCATCGGGTGATCGGCGCCGACGGGTCGCTCACCGGCTACGCGGGCGGACTGGAGCGCAAGCTCCACCTGCTGAAGCTGGAAGGGCGATAG
- a CDS encoding AlkA N-terminal domain-containing protein, producing the protein MDEETRYGAVRSRDARFDGEFFFAVETTGIYCRPSCPAVTPKRENVRFYATAAAAQSSGFRACRRCRPDAVPGSAEWNVRADVVGRAMRMIGDGVVDREGVAGLAVRLGYSARQVQRQLTAEVGAGPVALARAQRAHTARVLLQTTELPITEIAFAAGFASVRQFNDTIRAVYASTPTELRAAAPRRGATARRTATPTAGIPLRFAYRGPYQAGEVFDLLAAEAVAGVEEVIGDAGFRTYRRTLRLPYGTGIVAVGERLSAPVGGWLDARLHLTDLRDLTTAVQRLRRLLDLDADPYAVDERLAADERLAPLVAARPGLRSPGAADPEELAVRALVGRDEAERLVRAYGKLLDAPCGTLTHVFPEPAVLAEALGTLGALATALADGSLRLDPGADREEARAALLALPGMDPRVAAVIRTRALGDPDVAPPDEDVPDAWRPWRSYALHHLRVAGWTEAVTTSELEEH; encoded by the coding sequence ATCGACGAAGAGACCAGGTACGGGGCCGTGCGGAGCAGGGATGCCCGGTTCGACGGGGAGTTCTTCTTCGCTGTGGAGACGACGGGGATCTACTGCCGGCCGAGTTGCCCCGCGGTAACCCCGAAACGGGAGAACGTGCGGTTCTACGCGACGGCCGCCGCCGCGCAGAGTTCCGGGTTCCGGGCCTGCCGAAGGTGCCGCCCGGACGCCGTGCCGGGGTCCGCCGAGTGGAACGTACGCGCGGACGTCGTGGGGCGCGCGATGCGGATGATCGGTGACGGCGTCGTGGACCGCGAGGGCGTCGCCGGGCTCGCCGTGCGGCTCGGATACAGCGCCCGACAGGTGCAGCGGCAGCTCACCGCCGAGGTGGGCGCCGGGCCGGTGGCCCTGGCGCGGGCCCAGCGGGCCCACACGGCGAGGGTGCTGCTGCAGACCACGGAACTGCCGATCACGGAGATCGCGTTCGCGGCCGGGTTCGCGAGCGTGCGGCAGTTCAACGACACGATCCGGGCGGTGTACGCCTCGACGCCGACCGAGCTGCGCGCCGCCGCACCCCGCCGCGGTGCCACCGCCCGGCGTACGGCCACGCCGACCGCGGGGATCCCGCTGCGCTTCGCCTATCGCGGCCCGTACCAGGCCGGCGAGGTCTTCGATCTGCTGGCCGCCGAGGCCGTCGCCGGTGTCGAGGAGGTCATCGGGGACGCGGGATTCCGTACGTACCGGCGTACCCTGCGGCTGCCGTACGGCACCGGCATCGTCGCCGTGGGCGAGCGGTTGTCCGCCCCGGTCGGCGGCTGGCTCGACGCCCGGCTGCACCTCACCGACCTGCGTGATCTCACCACCGCCGTGCAGCGGCTGCGGCGGCTCCTCGACCTGGATGCCGATCCGTACGCCGTGGACGAGCGGCTGGCCGCCGACGAGCGGCTGGCTCCGCTGGTGGCCGCCAGGCCCGGGCTGCGCTCGCCCGGAGCCGCCGATCCGGAGGAGCTGGCCGTACGCGCGCTTGTCGGGCGGGACGAGGCGGAGCGGCTCGTGAGGGCGTACGGGAAACTGCTGGACGCGCCCTGCGGGACACTCACGCATGTCTTTCCCGAGCCGGCCGTCCTCGCGGAGGCGCTCGGCACGCTGGGCGCCCTCGCCACCGCCCTCGCCGACGGCAGCCTGCGGCTCGACCCGGGTGCCGACCGCGAGGAGGCGCGGGCCGCGCTGCTCGCCCTGCCCGGCATGGATCCGCGCGTCGCGGCTGTCATCCGGACCCGTGCCCTGGGCGACCCCGATGTGGCACCGCCGGACGAGGACGTCCCCGACGCCTGGCGCCCCTGGCGCTCCTACGCCCTGCATCATTTGAGAGTGGCCGGCTGGACAGAAGCTGTGACCACGAGCGAGCTGGAAGAGCACTGA